The Methanohalophilus portucalensis genome window below encodes:
- a CDS encoding ABC transporter ATP-binding protein — MLKVKGISKIYDSPCGKKQVLEDISFTVQNGEILGITGKSGSGKSTLLEILRGIETFDSGTIEIDGKVINPDMGQTGQRFLMSNSALHLQRNFSLWSGKAVENIIRRLYYAREGYEALPDNDHPLYDEMYEEAMAYLGIVGLKEKALHFSGALSGGEKQRLILARQLASRPSVLLLDEPVTMAGPDSKQQILDIILLLKEKLNIPILVVSHLPEILSYLADDMLCIDEGKIVASGDSGEVLDKFLHGIADKKPLGTFSEEVCVRAENLAKRYSLWRVGEVLDLKNISLSVNRGEILGLIGPSGGGKTTLLRMLAGLLEPQSGRVLYSLEDNWIDISRFSPQRMEMRRRMSIMHQEFTLSPHSTIGQHIAFKLRLKRQGAIEHARQKAEKLGISEKMLDTIYQLPDMAEAEKEQSLSKMGLTPQVYLELFPAWPELDVAKYAEPVFDALDLSPDILQKKPAQISGGEHVRSYIAVSLATSPDILMLDEPFGDLDPITLRDVTNSLKEINRRFGTTIVFVSHHMDFVKEVAHRAVLLSGGSLVEEGDARQVCDKFIESTGVTYIGKGIEGLLSK, encoded by the coding sequence ATGCTTAAAGTAAAAGGTATTTCAAAAATTTACGATTCTCCCTGCGGGAAAAAACAGGTACTCGAGGACATCAGTTTTACCGTACAGAATGGCGAAATACTTGGCATTACAGGTAAAAGTGGTAGTGGCAAATCTACGCTACTGGAAATTCTGCGTGGAATTGAAACCTTTGACAGTGGAACGATTGAGATCGACGGAAAGGTTATAAATCCTGATATGGGGCAAACCGGTCAACGTTTTTTGATGAGCAATAGTGCCCTTCATCTTCAGCGCAACTTCAGCCTATGGTCCGGTAAAGCAGTTGAAAATATAATCCGCAGGCTTTATTATGCAAGGGAAGGTTACGAAGCCCTTCCGGATAACGATCACCCCCTTTATGATGAAATGTATGAAGAGGCAATGGCCTATCTGGGTATTGTGGGTTTGAAGGAAAAGGCCCTGCATTTTTCCGGAGCATTGAGTGGAGGAGAAAAACAACGTCTGATTCTTGCCCGCCAGCTTGCATCCCGGCCATCCGTGCTGCTTCTTGATGAGCCTGTCACAATGGCTGGTCCGGATTCCAAACAGCAAATACTGGACATAATTCTTCTTCTGAAAGAAAAACTCAACATTCCTATTCTGGTAGTATCCCATCTTCCTGAAATTTTGAGTTACCTTGCCGATGATATGCTCTGCATTGATGAAGGAAAAATTGTGGCATCAGGTGACTCTGGTGAAGTTCTGGATAAGTTCCTTCATGGAATTGCTGATAAAAAGCCTCTGGGTACTTTTTCAGAAGAGGTTTGTGTCAGGGCAGAAAATCTTGCCAAGCGTTATTCTCTCTGGAGAGTTGGGGAAGTTTTGGACCTGAAGAATATCTCTCTTTCTGTTAACAGGGGGGAGATACTGGGTTTGATAGGCCCTTCCGGAGGTGGGAAAACAACCCTGCTAAGGATGCTTGCCGGCCTTCTCGAACCTCAAAGCGGAAGGGTCCTTTATTCTCTTGAGGATAACTGGATTGATATTTCCCGTTTCAGCCCGCAAAGAATGGAAATGCGTCGCAGAATGAGTATCATGCATCAGGAATTTACGCTGTCCCCCCATTCCACAATAGGACAGCATATTGCCTTTAAACTCAGGCTCAAAAGACAGGGTGCGATAGAACACGCCCGCCAAAAAGCAGAGAAGCTGGGTATTTCTGAAAAGATGTTGGATACGATTTATCAGTTGCCAGATATGGCAGAGGCAGAAAAAGAACAATCCCTTTCAAAAATGGGACTGACGCCACAGGTCTACCTTGAATTATTCCCCGCCTGGCCGGAACTCGATGTGGCCAAATATGCAGAACCTGTATTTGATGCTCTGGATCTTTCTCCTGACATACTTCAAAAGAAACCTGCACAGATAAGTGGTGGGGAACATGTGAGGTCCTATATTGCAGTATCTCTTGCCACATCTCCGGATATACTCATGCTGGATGAACCTTTTGGAGATCTTGACCCGATTACTCTTAGAGATGTTACCAATTCTCTCAAGGAAATAAATCGCAGGTTTGGCACGACAATAGTTTTTGTCAGCCATCACATGGATTTTGTGAAAGAAGTTGCTCACAGGGCAGTTTTGTTATCTGGAGGTTCATTGGTTGAAGAAGGGGATGCCCGCCAAGTATGTGACAAATTCATAGAATCAACCGGTGTCACCTACATTGGAAAGGGAATTGAAGGGCTGCTTTCAAAGTGA
- a CDS encoding 50S ribosomal protein L40e, with protein MARFPEAEERILNKKICMNCNARNAVRAVKCRKCGYKNLRVKSKEVKRG; from the coding sequence ATGGCAAGATTCCCCGAAGCTGAGGAACGTATACTTAATAAGAAGATCTGCATGAATTGCAATGCCCGTAACGCTGTAAGGGCTGTTAAATGCAGAAAGTGTGGTTACAAAAATCTCCGTGTAAAATCCAAGGAAGTAAAGAGAGGCTGA
- a CDS encoding phasin family protein, whose amino-acid sequence MYDPVYYMKKFGLFTVGLYALTEEKINEYVKDLVESGEINREEGKKFVTDLIESKRKQQEEMEEKMSSRVKEAVNKSDVATQEHVKNLEEKIDRLEKMLAKSMGEDTSSEEKGKHEKDDEWS is encoded by the coding sequence ATGTACGATCCTGTATATTATATGAAAAAATTTGGGCTTTTTACCGTGGGTTTGTATGCCCTGACCGAAGAGAAGATTAATGAATATGTTAAGGACCTCGTCGAGAGTGGGGAAATTAACAGGGAAGAAGGTAAAAAGTTCGTGACAGACTTGATTGAATCCAAGAGAAAGCAGCAGGAAGAGATGGAGGAAAAGATGTCCTCCCGGGTCAAGGAAGCTGTCAATAAATCTGATGTTGCAACCCAGGAACATGTAAAGAACCTGGAAGAAAAAATCGACCGTCTTGAAAAGATGCTTGCAAAATCTATGGGTGAGGATACATCCTCTGAAGAAAAAGGCAAGCATGAAAAAGATGATGAGTGGTCCTGA
- a CDS encoding radical SAM protein encodes MDAQTKAELLATGRVAIDENLLGKTIVSSAGPGAGKVGFFFSSGGIRVKLGADAKSPLKAIEKNGNICIYKGEKLLACGQIEEELLHCPEQAYINMTETCIFDCKFCPVPKLNGRVKSVEEVLDMIEKAHDTGKMKAISITAGVDETVEKEVERAVEVVRKCKRYHVPIGVSVYPTINSNKLLRKAGADEIKYNVETMDRQLYSELCGDQDLDFILDCLSEAVRMFGKNRVCSNFIIGLGEDDETVMQGIRELVRRGVVPILRPAASHPLRKGEVNIERPSKERLLKLTRFLREELDQAGLDTRLFRTMCLPCTGCDLGPHRDLG; translated from the coding sequence ATGGATGCCCAGACCAAAGCCGAATTACTGGCAACAGGAAGAGTGGCAATCGATGAAAACCTACTCGGAAAAACCATTGTTTCAAGTGCAGGACCTGGTGCCGGTAAAGTAGGTTTCTTTTTTAGTTCCGGAGGAATCCGGGTAAAACTTGGAGCAGATGCAAAATCCCCTTTAAAAGCGATTGAAAAGAATGGAAATATCTGTATCTACAAAGGTGAGAAACTCCTTGCCTGCGGACAAATTGAAGAAGAATTGCTTCACTGTCCCGAGCAGGCGTATATCAATATGACAGAGACCTGTATATTTGACTGTAAATTCTGCCCGGTCCCTAAACTCAATGGCAGGGTCAAATCAGTGGAAGAAGTGCTGGATATGATAGAAAAAGCACATGATACAGGGAAGATGAAAGCCATATCCATAACTGCCGGGGTTGATGAGACAGTTGAAAAGGAAGTTGAAAGGGCAGTTGAGGTTGTCAGGAAATGCAAAAGATACCATGTACCCATCGGGGTTTCAGTATATCCCACAATCAATTCCAACAAACTGCTAAGAAAGGCCGGCGCAGATGAGATAAAATATAATGTAGAGACCATGGACCGCCAGCTTTACAGCGAACTCTGTGGCGACCAGGACCTTGATTTTATACTGGATTGCCTTTCCGAAGCTGTCCGGATGTTTGGCAAGAACAGGGTTTGTTCCAATTTCATAATTGGTTTGGGAGAAGATGATGAAACTGTAATGCAAGGAATACGGGAACTTGTACGCAGAGGTGTAGTTCCTATCCTGAGACCCGCAGCAAGCCATCCCCTCAGAAAGGGAGAGGTTAATATAGAGAGGCCTTCAAAGGAACGTCTCCTCAAACTCACCCGTTTCCTGAGAGAAGAACTGGATCAAGCCGGGCTTGATACAAGACTGTTCAGGACAATGTGCCTGCCATGCACAGGTTGTGACCTGGGCCCTCATAGAGATCTGGGATGA
- a CDS encoding geranylgeranylglyceryl/heptaprenylglyceryl phosphate synthase produces the protein MQVEEYLNDIVKRDGCVHLTLIDPASQKPERAAEIAKAAVEGGTDAIMIGGSTGAMGQVLDQTLQLMKEQIDVPTILFPGDSAGVSAYADAIFFMSLLNSRDINYIVTNQAMGAPLVRKFGIEPIPMAYLIVEPGGTVGWVGDARLLPRTKPELAAAYALAGSYFGMRYVYLEAGSGADEPVPVEMVGAVKHAIDKGHLIVGGGIRDRNAAAACAKAGADMIVTGTAVEDAGDVRAKIAEFVSAIKS, from the coding sequence ATGCAGGTGGAAGAGTACCTCAATGACATCGTGAAGAGGGACGGTTGTGTCCATCTGACACTTATAGACCCCGCCTCCCAAAAACCCGAAAGAGCGGCAGAGATTGCAAAAGCTGCCGTTGAGGGAGGCACCGATGCTATAATGATTGGGGGTTCCACCGGAGCGATGGGTCAGGTTCTTGACCAGACCCTTCAGCTGATGAAAGAACAAATTGATGTGCCGACTATTCTTTTCCCCGGCGATTCCGCAGGTGTGAGCGCATATGCCGATGCTATTTTTTTCATGAGCCTGCTGAATTCCAGGGATATCAACTATATTGTTACCAACCAGGCGATGGGTGCACCTCTTGTACGCAAATTCGGCATTGAACCCATTCCAATGGCCTACCTGATAGTGGAACCAGGAGGCACGGTTGGGTGGGTAGGGGATGCACGTTTGCTCCCCCGTACAAAACCGGAGCTTGCTGCAGCCTATGCTCTTGCAGGATCCTATTTTGGAATGCGCTATGTTTATCTCGAGGCAGGTTCGGGTGCAGATGAACCGGTTCCAGTTGAAATGGTGGGTGCTGTGAAACATGCCATCGATAAAGGACATTTGATAGTAGGTGGAGGTATCCGTGACCGTAATGCTGCAGCTGCCTGTGCAAAGGCAGGGGCGGATATGATCGTGACAGGTACTGCCGTGGAAGATGCTGGCGATGTCCGCGCAAAGATTGCTGAATTCGTTTCTGCGATCAAAAGTTAA
- the gatB gene encoding Asp-tRNA(Asn)/Glu-tRNA(Gln) amidotransferase subunit GatB — protein sequence MVYENPDGVMIGLEIHVQLNKLATKLFCGCSTDYHTSEPNTHVCPVCMGLPGCLPVLNKRAVEYAIRIGLALNCEIVEQTQFHRKNYYYPDLPKGFQTTQYDYPIVSDGRVVIEGEDGEHVVRIRRAHMEEDPGRLMHMGSIEKSKGTLIDYNRSGMALIEIVSEPDMRSPREARRFLDKLRNILEYLDVFDSTLEGSMRVDANISIGGGDRTEVKNISSHKGAERALLYEIMRQKNIKRRGEKVVMETRHFDEARGVTISMRTKEEEHDYRYFPEPDLVPMRVGSWVEGILETLPELPDARRSRFISDYGMVDTHAKALTSDIRVADFYEEVASQVDPAAAAVWVSDVLKGELNYRDLNIASFTVEDMVKIIELVLSGKITEKGAVEIIRNILDEGGSPMDIVKEKGLLKVEGDVVDQAVEEVLKENPDALEDYFAGKEKSLNFLVGQVMKKTRGRADARSVREMMLEEIDKNYR from the coding sequence ATGGTATACGAAAACCCCGATGGTGTTATGATAGGCCTGGAGATACATGTCCAGCTCAACAAGCTTGCTACCAAGTTATTCTGTGGCTGTTCCACTGATTATCATACTTCAGAACCCAATACTCATGTATGTCCGGTATGTATGGGCCTTCCCGGTTGCCTGCCGGTGCTTAACAAAAGGGCTGTGGAATATGCTATCAGGATCGGACTGGCCCTAAACTGTGAGATTGTGGAACAAACCCAGTTCCATCGTAAGAATTACTACTATCCTGATCTTCCAAAAGGTTTCCAGACCACCCAGTATGATTACCCGATTGTCAGTGACGGCAGGGTGGTAATTGAAGGTGAGGACGGTGAACATGTCGTTCGTATCAGGCGCGCTCATATGGAGGAAGATCCGGGCAGACTGATGCACATGGGTTCCATTGAAAAGTCCAAGGGTACACTGATTGATTACAACCGCTCGGGCATGGCCCTGATTGAGATAGTTTCCGAGCCGGATATGCGCAGTCCACGGGAAGCCAGACGTTTCCTGGATAAGCTGCGTAACATCCTTGAGTATCTGGATGTCTTCGACAGTACCCTGGAGGGCTCGATGAGGGTGGATGCCAATATCTCTATTGGTGGCGGTGACCGAACAGAGGTTAAGAACATCTCTTCCCACAAAGGTGCCGAAAGGGCCCTGCTCTATGAGATCATGCGCCAGAAGAATATCAAACGCCGGGGAGAAAAGGTTGTTATGGAAACACGTCACTTTGACGAGGCTCGTGGGGTCACGATTTCCATGAGGACCAAGGAAGAAGAGCACGACTACCGTTATTTCCCCGAACCCGATCTGGTGCCCATGAGGGTTGGAAGCTGGGTTGAGGGTATCCTTGAAACCCTTCCCGAACTGCCTGATGCCAGGCGCAGCAGGTTCATTTCGGATTATGGAATGGTGGATACCCATGCCAAAGCACTTACATCTGACATCAGGGTGGCGGATTTCTATGAAGAGGTTGCCTCACAGGTAGATCCTGCCGCAGCAGCGGTATGGGTTTCCGATGTCCTCAAGGGAGAGCTCAATTACCGTGATCTCAACATAGCTTCCTTTACAGTAGAAGATATGGTAAAGATCATTGAGTTGGTACTCAGTGGTAAAATCACCGAAAAGGGAGCTGTGGAGATCATACGCAATATCCTTGATGAAGGCGGGTCCCCGATGGACATTGTAAAGGAGAAGGGCCTGCTGAAGGTAGAAGGCGATGTGGTCGACCAGGCTGTAGAGGAAGTTTTGAAAGAAAACCCTGATGCTCTGGAGGATTATTTTGCAGGTAAGGAAAAATCCCTGAACTTCCTTGTGGGTCAGGTAATGAAGAAAACACGTGGTCGTGCGGATGCCCGTTCAGTACGTGAGATGATGCTGGAGGAAATCGATAAGAATTATCGATGA
- the gatA gene encoding Asp-tRNA(Asn)/Glu-tRNA(Gln) amidotransferase subunit GatA, which produces MLDGLSDIKNKMGSSSAEEVVASYLEKIEKSDINAFTCIAEDAIDQAKKVDSLNIEGPLAGVPIAIKDNISTKGLSTTCSSAILDGYVPPYDAHVIERLRKAGAVIIGKSNMDEFGMGTSTETSTYGPTLNPWDSERVAGGSSGGSAAAVAAGQVPVSLGSDTGGSVRCPAAFCGAVGLKPTYGAVSRYGLVSYANSLEQIGPLANRVEDVAALMDVIGTYDNRDSTCVKHNAGYTDALQDDVEGLKIGVPAEYFGEGIDDNVQKLVWDAIGKFEDMGAEYTKVSMPNTPYALAAYYIIAMSEASSNLARFDGTRYGNRSEGENWHMMASKTRQEKFGAEVKRRILLGTYALSAGYHDKYYLKALKVRTLVKQDFERAFEDVDVLMAPTMPTPAFKIGEKMDDPLSLYLSDVNTVPINLAGVPSISVPCGFSEGLPVGLQVIGNYFDEATIIKAAHSFEKNTDHHTKLAGEVV; this is translated from the coding sequence ATGCTGGATGGTTTATCTGATATAAAAAATAAGATGGGTTCCTCTTCAGCCGAGGAAGTTGTTGCCTCCTATCTGGAAAAAATAGAAAAAAGTGACATTAATGCTTTCACCTGTATTGCAGAAGATGCTATTGATCAGGCTAAAAAAGTTGACTCTCTGAACATTGAAGGCCCTCTTGCAGGTGTGCCCATTGCAATCAAGGATAATATTTCCACCAAGGGATTATCCACAACATGCAGTTCTGCCATCCTTGATGGCTATGTGCCACCCTATGATGCTCATGTGATCGAAAGATTGCGAAAGGCCGGTGCAGTGATAATCGGTAAATCCAACATGGATGAGTTTGGTATGGGGACCTCCACTGAAACAAGTACATATGGCCCGACTCTTAATCCCTGGGATTCAGAAAGAGTAGCTGGTGGATCTTCGGGGGGTAGTGCTGCTGCTGTAGCTGCAGGGCAGGTTCCTGTCTCGCTGGGTTCGGATACAGGTGGATCGGTGCGCTGTCCGGCGGCCTTTTGTGGGGCTGTGGGCCTGAAACCGACTTACGGGGCAGTTTCCAGATACGGCCTTGTATCCTATGCCAATTCCCTGGAGCAAATCGGTCCACTGGCAAATCGTGTGGAAGATGTAGCAGCCCTGATGGACGTTATCGGCACATATGATAACCGGGATTCAACCTGTGTCAAACATAATGCTGGTTATACTGATGCCCTGCAGGATGATGTGGAAGGGTTAAAGATCGGAGTTCCTGCCGAATATTTCGGGGAAGGCATCGATGATAATGTACAGAAACTGGTATGGGATGCTATTGGCAAGTTTGAGGATATGGGAGCTGAGTACACGAAAGTTTCCATGCCAAACACACCCTATGCACTGGCAGCGTATTATATCATAGCAATGAGTGAAGCCTCCTCCAACCTTGCCCGTTTTGACGGCACTCGCTATGGTAATCGTTCAGAAGGGGAGAACTGGCATATGATGGCTTCAAAGACCCGGCAGGAAAAGTTTGGTGCAGAGGTAAAAAGACGTATCCTGCTTGGAACATATGCTCTTTCTGCGGGTTATCATGACAAATATTATCTAAAGGCCCTCAAGGTTCGCACTCTTGTAAAACAGGATTTTGAAAGAGCCTTTGAGGACGTGGATGTATTAATGGCACCCACAATGCCAACTCCTGCCTTCAAGATAGGGGAAAAAATGGATGATCCTCTCTCCCTGTATCTTTCGGATGTCAACACTGTCCCGATTAATCTTGCAGGTGTACCTTCCATATCAGTCCCTTGTGGTTTTTCCGAAGGTCTGCCTGTAGGACTGCAGGTAATTGGGAACTACTTTGATGAAGCTACTATTATCAAAGCAGCCCACTCTTTTGAGAAAAATACCGATCATCATACCAAATTGGCCGGAGAGGTGGTATAA
- the gatC gene encoding Asp-tRNA(Asn)/Glu-tRNA(Gln) amidotransferase subunit GatC translates to MITKEQVEHIGWLARVNIDEEDAFEFASELSTVLDYFGQLDEVDTSDVKPTYHVADVMNVFREDKPTGSLEQDDILANAEEIQEGYIKTPKII, encoded by the coding sequence ATGATTACAAAGGAACAGGTAGAACACATCGGCTGGCTTGCACGGGTCAACATCGATGAGGAGGATGCTTTTGAATTTGCATCGGAACTAAGCACTGTGCTGGATTATTTTGGACAGCTGGATGAGGTGGATACATCGGATGTCAAACCTACATACCACGTTGCAGATGTCATGAATGTATTCAGGGAAGATAAGCCAACAGGTTCCCTGGAGCAGGATGATATTCTTGCAAATGCTGAAGAGATACAGGAAGGCTACATTAAAACTCCAAAGATCATCTGA
- a CDS encoding Coenzyme F420 hydrogenase/dehydrogenase, beta subunit C-terminal domain: MKQDPICKKEVEEDTSFQKEYDGETYYFCSSECLKTFTEMKKSVIRLKRSLDEKKRVSFGKLNKDVIKPGICTLCGACAASCESITIEDKRPRIVGPCTSCGVCYNQCPRTITTEEELVGKLRFAYSAKSLLDRHEGQDGGAVTALLAYGLEEGLIDCAVVTTHSKDQPWKPVAIIAEDRAQVLESSGSMYSHSMTMEQLMQAIQQGMRSIAFVGPSCNIDAVHKMQRSPYGFLHLFMRVNVLRLGLFCMDTFSYEGIKDFVETHGMRLADIEAMKIRKGKFEFEQAGQISRFSLSEFDEYRSSSCKFCTDMAAENSDISFGGVGTPDGYTTVFARSSIGYEIFNEAVENGFLEARPLADYEMDRVLNLARMKKVQMYGVNRRSKKS; encoded by the coding sequence ATGAAGCAGGATCCTATTTGTAAAAAAGAGGTCGAGGAAGACACTTCTTTCCAGAAGGAGTATGACGGTGAAACCTATTATTTTTGCTCCAGTGAATGTCTGAAAACATTTACTGAGATGAAAAAAAGTGTTATACGTCTCAAACGCAGTCTTGACGAGAAAAAACGTGTTTCTTTTGGCAAACTTAACAAAGATGTTATCAAGCCGGGTATCTGTACCCTTTGCGGAGCATGTGCTGCATCCTGTGAATCCATAACAATAGAGGATAAACGTCCCAGGATTGTGGGCCCATGTACATCATGTGGTGTGTGTTACAACCAGTGCCCTCGCACGATTACTACAGAAGAGGAACTTGTGGGTAAACTCAGGTTTGCATACAGTGCCAAAAGCCTGCTTGACCGGCATGAGGGGCAGGATGGGGGTGCTGTTACGGCGTTGCTGGCTTATGGATTGGAGGAAGGTCTGATTGATTGTGCGGTAGTAACCACTCATTCAAAGGATCAACCCTGGAAACCGGTTGCAATTATTGCTGAGGACCGCGCACAAGTGCTTGAGTCCTCTGGTAGCATGTATTCCCACAGCATGACAATGGAACAGTTGATGCAGGCTATTCAGCAGGGTATGCGAAGTATTGCTTTTGTTGGTCCAAGTTGCAATATAGACGCAGTCCACAAGATGCAGCGCAGTCCCTATGGTTTTTTGCATCTGTTCATGAGAGTCAATGTGTTGCGTCTGGGACTATTCTGTATGGACACATTTTCTTATGAAGGCATCAAGGATTTTGTTGAAACCCATGGCATGAGACTTGCGGATATTGAGGCAATGAAGATCCGTAAGGGTAAGTTCGAGTTTGAGCAGGCAGGTCAGATAAGCAGATTCTCTCTGTCCGAATTTGATGAATACAGGTCTTCATCATGCAAGTTCTGTACCGACATGGCGGCAGAAAATTCCGATATAAGTTTCGGGGGGGTGGGTACTCCGGATGGTTACACCACGGTTTTTGCCCGGTCCAGTATTGGTTATGAGATCTTCAATGAAGCTGTGGAAAATGGTTTTCTGGAGGCCCGGCCCCTGGCGGATTATGAGATGGACAGGGTGCTCAATCTTGCCAGGATGAAAAAGGTACAGATGTATGGTGTAAACCGCAGGAGTAAAAAGTCCTGA